The proteins below are encoded in one region of Oxyura jamaicensis isolate SHBP4307 breed ruddy duck chromosome 22, BPBGC_Ojam_1.0, whole genome shotgun sequence:
- the LOC118177394 gene encoding gastrokine-1-like translates to MKFTIMIAFLGVLLAPVPADKNSKKNIKRYHGEHSYYPLDDTVVDTGSNKHSEIWKTVWDAKTGYMATKVLTKKTCIISKAATRFFPADKRFSASPQGDKESRPQHLPPRENRYIISKNQLHNLRPYGERIQNLCQGTPSYFAYPTPGSNFLRQDVPCLKTRMKKLIFVYCGL, encoded by the exons ATGAAGTTCACT ATCATGATTGCTTTTCTTGGAGTTCTCCTGGCTCCAGTTCCTGCCGATAAG aacagcaagaaaaacattaagAGGTACCATGGTGAACATTCATACTATCCTTTGGATGACACTGTAGTCGACACTGGCTCAAATAAGCACTCTGAGATCTGGAAAACTGTCTGGGACGCCAAGACT ggCTACATGGCAACCAAGGTACTTACAAAAAAGACCTGCATCATTAGTAAAGCTGCCACAAGATTCTTCCCTGCTGATAAACGATTTTCTGCATCACCTCAGGGAGACAAG GAGTCTAGACCTCAGCACCTTCCACCTAGAGAGAATCGTTACATTATCTCAAAAAACCAACTCCATAACTTGCGCCCATATGGAGAACGCATTCAAAATCTGTGCCAAGGAACTCCCTCTTACTTTGCTTACCCAACCCCTG gCTCAAACTTTTTAAGGCAAGATGTCCCATGTTTGAAAACTCGCATGAAAAAACTGATATTTGTTTACTGTGGTTTATAG
- the GKN2 gene encoding gastrokine-2, with translation MNGFAAILILLGVFWTQTSALQTFVLNEPNNDYVTATMTISNEKNLADVHVRSGVYSSDTIFDYSHGYVATRLFSRNACFILKISEASIPELQEIGRLAFEKKTMKKVYSPQNVWVQFQSSSSLFGNIKDWFLYGKPIEQLCKGLPLYKLVKSEQPLLNYHSCASAGIPTILGINICEKLQKS, from the exons atgaacgGATTT GCTGCAATTCTCATTTTGCTGGGAGTCTTTTGGACTCAAACTTCTGCATTGCAA aCTTTTGTCCTGAATGAACCTAACAATGATTATGTCACTGCAACTATGACTATCAGCAATGAGAAGAACCTTGCTGACGTCCATGTCCGTTCTGGCGTGTACTCCTCTGATACTATTTTTGACTACAGTCAT ggATATGTTGCAACAAGGCTGTTTTCACGAaatgcttgctttattttgaaaatatctgaGGCTTCCATCCCAGAGCTGCAAGAAATTGGACGCCTGGCTTTTGAGAAAAAG ACTATGAAGAAAGTGTATTCTCCACAAAACGTGTGGGTACAGTTTCAATCCAGCAGTTCCCTGTTTGGAAATATCAAGGATTGGTTTCTCTATGGTAAACCCATTGAACAACTCTGCAAGGGTCTGCCTCTCTACAAGCTTGTGAAGAGTGAACAAC caCTACTGAATTATCATAGCTGTGCCAGCGCAGGAATTCCAACCATTCTGGGCATTAATATCTGTGAAAAACTCCAAAAATCCTGA